The nucleotide window CGGACATGCCCGGGCAGACGTTCCAGTTCCCGACGTCGACCGAGGGCGTTCTCGGCTACAACAACGCGATCGCGCTGACCCAGCCGATGCACATCGACGACCTCAAGTACCTGCGCAATCCGGCCTACGCGTACGGCGACTGGCTGAGCGTCGGCCAGACCTCCAAGGGCGGCCGGTTCCTCGACAACCCGGGTGATCCGGAGAACTGGTCCAACAGCTACACCCAGTACATCGCCGAGGCGGCGTGGAAGAGCTACCAGATCCACGGCGGCCAGCCCGGGATCGCCGGGAACCTCGCGCGTTACGCCGAGGGCGACGTCAAGGGCCAGCTCGCCTACTACGACCACGACAACAACAAGCTCATCGAGTACGACTGGGGCGCCCTGACCGGCAACGACGCCGACGCCGTCTCCTTCCACTGGAAGCCCGGCAACATGGACCGCGCCGAGTCCGCCTACCAGTACAGCGGCGCGCTGGCCGCCGCGCAGGCCTATGAGGCGACCGGCAACACGGCCAAGGCCACGGAGATGCGCACACTCGCGACCCAGATCAAGGACGCGATCGTCAACGTGCTGTGGAACCCCAGCCGGCAGTTGTTCGAGCACCGGCTGAAGTCGACCAACGAGTGGGTGCCCTGGAAGGAGATCAACAACTATTACCCGTTCTCGGTCGGAGCCGTCCCGAACACCTCCACGTACCGGCAGGCCCTGCGCCTGTACGACGACCCCGCCCAGTACCCGATCTTCCCCTTCTACACGGCCAACCAGGTCGACAAGAAGGCGGCGGCCGACGCCGGAGAGCCTGGCTCGAACAACTTCTCCACGATCAACTCGACCGTGCAGTTCCGGCTGTACTCGTCGGTGCTGCGCAACTACCCCAACTCGTGGATGAACGCGACCGACTACAAGAAGCTCCTGTACTGGAACACCTGGGCGCAGTACGTCGGCGGCAACACCCAGTGGCCGGACGCGAACGAGTTCTGGGCGGACTGGAACGGCAGCGGCATCGACTACCGCTCCTGGATCCACCACAACATCCTGGGCAGCAGCAACTGGACGGTGATCGAGGACGTGGCCGGGCTGCGGCCGCGCAACGACGCGAAGGTGGAGCTCTCCCCGATCGACATCGGCTGGAGCCACTTCACCGTCAACAACCTGCGCTACCGCAACGCCGATCTGTCGATCGTCTGGGACGACCCGGCCGACGGCGTGGTGCGCTACCCCGGGGTCCCCGAGGGCTACTCGATCTACGTCAACGGCAGCCGGGCGGCGACCGTCAGCTCGCTGGTGCCGTTCACCTGGGACCCGGCCACGGGTGAGGTGACCACCAACGGCACGGTCACCCATCACACGGCCGTCACCGGGCTCAAGGCCCCCAACCAGGTCGTGCAGGACAGCCCCCAGATGGTCGACATGCTCGCCAAGGCCGGTGTCGACCTGACCGCCGACCTCACCAACCTCGCCTCCGGAGCGACGGTCTCCGCCTCCCACACCGGTTCCGGCAGCAACACCGCGGGCGCGATCGACGGCTACCCCACCAACGAACCCTTCTGGGGCGCCGGCGGCTCCGCCAACAGCCAGGACTGGTACGAGCTGAACTTCGGCACCACCCGCACGCTCAACGAGGTGCGCCTCCACTTCAAGGACAGCCGGCCGGCGAGCACCACCTACCGGGCGCCGTCCGCGTACACCATCCAGTCGTACAACGGCAGTTCGTGGGTGGACGTGCCGAGCCAGACCAGGAGTCCGGCGGCTCCACGCGCCAACTACAACCTGGTGCGGTTCCCGTCGATCAGTGCCCAGCGCATCCGGGTGCTGGCCACCAACGCCTCCGGCGCGAAGACGGGGCTCACCGAGGTCAAGGTGTACAACCGGGGCGGGACCCAGCCACCGGCCAACCAGGCGGGTTCGGCGACGGCGTCCGCGTCGCACACCTCCTCCTGGGAGACCGTCACCGCGGTCAACGACGGTATCGATCCGCCGTCGTCCAACGACAGCGTGAACCCCCGCTGGGGCACCTGGCCGGAGACCGGGCAGCAGTGGGCCGAACTGACGTGGCCGACCGCGAGGACGCTCAACAAGGCCGAGGTGTACTTCTTCGACGACGACCAGGGCATCGACATGCCCGCCTCGTGGAAGCTGCAGTACTGGAACGGCAGCGCCTACGTGGATGTCCCGGGCGCCGGTTCGTACACGCTCGCCAAGAACCAGTACAACTCCGTCACGTTCGACGCGACGAGCACCACACGACTACGGGTGCTGCTCACGAGCAACGGCACCAATTCCGTCGGCCTTCTCGAAGCAAAGGTGTACGGCCCGTGACCCGTTCCAGATATCTGTCCGCGCTCCTCGCCGCGCTCACCCTGGCGGTCGCCTTCCTGGTGGCGCCGCCCACCGCGTCCGCCGCCGTCGCGTTCAATTCGACGGGGGTCAACCAGAACGGAGGCAACTGCCTCGACCTCCCCGGAAGTTCGACCACCAACGGCACCCAGCTCCGCGCCTTCACCTGCTCCTCCGGCGCCGCGAACCAGAGCTTCGGCTACACCCTGGTCGCGGGGACGACCGACACGTACACGATCACCACCCAGTCCGGCCAGTGCGTCGACGTCTACGGCGCGTCCACGGCGGACAACGCGGCGGTCATCCAGTGGCCCTGCCACAGCGGTACGAACCAGCAGTGGCGGCTCGTCCCGGTGTCGGTGTCCGGGACCGACAAGACCTTCAACCTGGTGTCCGTCGGCTCCGGCAAGTGCGTCGCGCCGAGTGGCGGCTCCTCTGCCTCGAACACCAACCTGGTGCAGCTGCCGTGCGCTAGTGCCAACGGCAGGGTGTGGAGGCTGCCCGGCTTCAGCGGTGGCGGCACCGCCCCGAAGACGTTCACCAACCCGCTCTCCCAGCGCGGCCCCGACCCCTGGCTCACGTACTACGACGGCTTCTACTACCTCGCCACGACGACCTGGAACTCGACGGTCACCATGCGCAAGGCGAGCACGCTGGCCGGGCTCGCCACCGCCACCGACCAGGTGATCTTCAATCTGACCAGGCCTAACGGGGCGGGCACGATGTGGGCCCCGGAGTTCCATCTGCTGGACGGCCCGAACGGCAAGCGGTGGTACTTCTACTACACGGCCGGCCGGGAGCCGTACGACCTGGGCACCCAGCGGATCCACGTCCTGGAGAGCGCCGGACTCGACCCGATGGGCCCCTACGGCTTCAAGGCCGATCTGCTCGACCCGACCCAGGACAACACCTGGGAGCTGGACCCGAGCATCCTCCAACTGGACGGCAAGCTTTATCTGTTGGGCACGTTCTACAACGGCTCGCAGCCCATGTTCATCCGGCCGCTGTCGAACCCGTGGACCGCGAGCGGCACCCGCCGGACCCTGTCCACGCCCACCTACAGCTGGGAGACCGTCGGCGGCGCGGTGAACGAGGGCGCCGAAGTCCTTCAGCGGAACGGCAGGACGTTCATCATCTACTCCGCGAGCCACTGCTCCACGCCCGACTACAAGCTGGGCATGCTCACCTACAACGGCGGCGACCCGCTCAACTCCGCCTCCTGGGTGAAGTCCCCGAACCCGGTCTTCCAGCGGTCCAACGCCAACGGGGTGTACGGCCCGGGCCACAACGGCTTCTTCAAGTCGCCGGACGGGACCGAGGACTGGATGGTCTACCACGCCAACAGCTCCGCGAGCGGCGGCTGCGACATGAACCGGTCCACCAGGGCACAGAAGTTCACGTGGAACGCCGACGGCACACCGAACTTCGGTACGCCGGTGGGTCTCGGCGTGACTCTGACCGCGCCGTCGGGCGAATAGACAGCACATGAGCGGGGGCCCGGCGAACACCGCCGGGCCCTCCCGTCTCCTACCGAAAGGCCGGCCGTCTACTCCGGCGGAGTCGGCGTGTCGTGTGTGCGGTACATGGCCTGTACGTCCAGCTCCAACTGGACCGTCGGGCCGACCACCGCGATACCGCGGGCCAGCATGGACCGCCAGTTGAGCGTGTAGTCCTCGCGGTGCAGCTCGGCCTTGGCCAGGGCCGCGCAGCGCAGTTCCTCGCCGTAGCCGCCGTTGACCGTGCCCAGGTACGTCGTGTCCAGCGACACCGACCGGCTCACCCCGTGCATGGTCAGACTGCCGAGCAGCGTCCACTTGCTGCCGCCCCGGTACGCGAAGCGCTGGCTGGTGAACTCGATGTACGGGAAGCGTTCGACGTCGAGGAAGTCGGCGGACCGCAGGTGGGTGTCGCGGGTGTTGTTGCCCGTGTTGATGCTGGACGCGTCGATGCGCACATGGACCCGGGACTGGGACATGTCCGGGGCGACCTGCAGGCCGCCCTGGAAGCTCTCGAAGCGGCCGTGCACATGGGCCATGCCGACGTGCTTGGCGATGAATCGGATGGCGGTGTGCGGCGGGTCGAAGAGCCAGGTCCCGGCGACGGGAAGTTCCATGGCGCGGGCCGACTGGAGCCAGACACGCTCCGGAGCCAGTGCGCCGTCCGCGACGACCTCGACGGTCTCGCGGTGCGGCTCCAGCCCCTCGGCCATGATCAGCACGCTGTAGGTGCCCGGCGGCAGCACGGCCGTGAAGTAGCCGTACGGGTCCGTGGTGCCGCGTGCCGCGACCCGATGGCTGCGCAGTTCCGTCACCGTCACATCGGCCGAGCCCATGGGCTGGTTCACGGGGTCCAGCACCTCCCGGACGACGACACCGGCGCCGTCCGGCACCGGGAACGCGAGGCCCGCGGCACCTCCGGAGGCAGTCCTGAATCGCCGCCGGAGCAGTCCGAGGGGCATGGTGTTCACCTTCCAGTTTTCTGTCGATCGGTCTTGAACTCCCTGCCGACAAGGAGCGGTTGACCCGGTCCCGGGAGAGAGGTCAGGGCGTCGGCGGTGGCCAGTCACCCGCGTACGCCGCCCTCAGCACGCCCAGGACGCCCGCCGCGTCGACCTGCCGGGGATTGGCGTACGGCTGCCCGGTCGCCGCGTCCGCCGCCACCGCCAAATCGGCCTCGCCCAGGCCGAGTTCGGCGAGCGAGCGGGGAGCGCCGAGCCGGCCGGCGAGTTCCCGGAGGGCGCGCGGGGCGTCGTCGGTGTCCAGGGCGCGGCCCAGTGCGGCGAGGGCCTCGGGCGCGGCGGGGGCGTTGTGGGCGAGGACGTACGGCAGGACGACCGTGTGGGTCTCGGCGTGCGGCAGACCGAAGGTGCCGCCGAGGACATGGCACAGCTTGTGGTGCAGGCCCATGGTGGTCGCGCCGAGCGTGGTGCCGCAGAGCCAGGCGCCGTAGAGGGCGCGGCCTCGGGCGTCCAGGTCCCCGGGGTCGGCCGCGAGCGCGGGCAGGGCGCCCGCCATGGCCCGGACGCCCTCCTCGGCCATCAGCGACACCAGTGGTGTGGCGTCCGGCGCGTAGAGGGCCTCGGCCGCGTGGGCGATCGCGTTGACGCCGCTGGTCACGGACAGAGCGACCGGGAGCGAGAGGGTCAGCTCGGGGTCGTAGACGACGCTGCGCGGGAGGACGGCCGGATCGCGGCCGGTGCGCTTGGCGCCGTGCTCGGTGAGGCCCCAGACGGGGGTCATCTCGGAGCCGGAGTACGTCGACGGCACCGCGACCAGCGGCAGGCCGGTTCGCCGCGCGATGATCTTGCCGAGGCCGATCGCGGAGCCGCCGCCGACGGCCACGCATCCGTCGGCGCCCACCGCGCGCACCACCTCCACCGCCCGGTCGGCGACCTCGGCGGGCACATGTTGGCGGGCCTCGGCGTGCAGCCCGGCGCACACGTCGCCCAGGGCGTCCGCGACGGCTCGGCCGGTCTCGGCGCCGCGCGGCCCGCAGACAACCAGCACCCGCCGCAGGCCCAGCAGTTCGGCCTCGCCCGCGATGGCGGTGGTCGAGGCGCCGGGGCGCATGACGACCCGCATGGGGCGTGTCTCGTGGACGAACTCTCTCACGGCTGCTCCGCGTCGAGGTCGAGCACGAGGTCGAAGCGCGCGTGCCGGAACGGGTTCGTGATGTCGAACTCCGCCGCCAGGGACGGGTCGTCGGTGACGGCGAAGTTCTTGACGAGGCTCTCCTTGACGGCGAACACCGCGTCGGAGTCGAGATGGTCGCTGCCCGCCACGAAGATGTGCGTGGTGACCGGCGTGTGCCCCTCGGCTGAGGCGATGAAGTGGATGTGGGCCGGGCGGTAGGGGTGTCGGCCCGTGGCCTCGAGCAGGTCGCCCACCGGCCCGTCCGTGGGGATCGGGTACGGGCTCGGCACACACGTACGGAACCAGAAGCGGCCCTCGCCGTCCGCCGTGAACAGCCCCCGGCCGTTGCCCGCGGGCTGGATGTCCGGCTGCTGCACGTCGTAGAACCCCTCGGGGTTCGCCTGCCAGACGTCGAGGGCCGCGCCGGGCAGCGGGGTGCCGTCCCGGGACAGCACACGCCCGCTGACCACGCACGGCTCGCCGTCGCCGACCAGGTCGATGTTGGCGCCGAGCGCGCGGACCGGTGACTCGGTCATGTGGAACGGACCGAGCACGGTCGACTCCGTCACCTCGTCCGCCGTGCCCCGGTCGCTGTTGATCGTCTCCACGAGCATCGAGACACCGAGCACGTCCGACAGGAGGACGAACTCCTGCCGGGTGTCCGTGCAGGCCCGCCCGGTCGCCGTCAGGAAGTAGATCGCCCGCTCCCACTCGGCCATCGTCGGCTCGGTGTCCCGGACGAAGGCATGCAGATGCCGGGTGAGGGAGGCGAGCAGCTCGCGCAGCCGGGCGTCGGACGTGCCGTCGAAGCTGTCGACGACCGCCTCGGTGAGGCGGGTGGTGAATTCGGTGGTCACGTCCGGGAGTCCTTCCGGTCCGTCATGCCCTCAGTCATGCCCTCAGTCATGCCCGAGGATCCGTCGTACCGCCTCGGTCAGCAACCGCTCGGCGTCCTCGCCCGACGCCGCGGCCGTCGCGTGCCGGAAGGCCACATACCCGTCCGGCCGTACGAGCAGCGCTCCCCCGTCGGCCACCTCGCTGAGCCGCGCCCAGTCACCGTACGGGTCCTCGTACTGCTGCCCGGGCCCGATGACGACCGTGGCGATCTCCAGGTCCTGTGCCCCGGCGGCGCTCACCCAGTTCGCGCCGCCGATGCCGGTCACGAGCGTGAAGCGGCCCCGGCCGACGGTGTCGAGCGTGGACAGGGTGCGGGTGCCGGCGGTGATCCAGGCGTGCGGGAGCTTGGCGCCGGGGCGGGTGGTCGGCTGGTGGTACAGCTCGGGGTCGCGGTCGAAGCCGGGGTCGTCGGTGCCGTCGGGGACGACCGCAGCAGAGCCTTCTGCGGGATACCGCTGGTTGAGGTCGACGCCGTGCGCGTTGAACTCGTACACCTTGAACGCGATCGCCTCGCGCAGCTGCGCCCGCTGCTTCCGGGCCGCCTCGGTGTCGTCCTTGCGGGCGGCGATGTTGGCCCACAGCTGCTCGGGGGTCTGCGGGGAAAGGCCGTCGAGCGCCTCGAAGATCGGGGCGGTCTCGCCGATGGACTTGTTGGCGCGGGTGACGATCTGCTTGCCGATCGGGGCGCGTTCGGCGGTATAGGTGTCCAGGAGCTTCGGGGACGCGGTGCCGTCGAGGACGAGCTTGAGCTTCCAGGCCAGGTTGTAGGCGTCCTGGATGGAGGTGTTGGAGCCGAGGCCGTTGGACGGCGGGTGACGGTGTGTGGCGTCACCCGCGCAGAAGACGCGGCCGGCCGAGTAGGTCTCCGCGTACATCTCGTTGACGGTCCACGCCGAGGACGACTTGATGGTCACCGGGATCTCGTCGTCGCCGACCAGCTGGCGGACGACGGACTCGGCGTACTCGGTGGTCAGGTCGGGTGCGCCCGCGGTGACGTCGTACCCCCAGACGACCATCCACTCGTTCCAGGGCCGGACGCAGCGCACCAGGCCCGCGCCGATGCCGCCGACGGTGGCGCCGGGAGCGAGCACCCAGTAGAGGGTGGACGGACGGTGGGCGGTGTACTTGGTCAGATCGGCGTCGAAGACGATGTTGATGCTGCCGGCCACGCCCATCTGGCCGCCCATGGGCAGCCCGGCGTCCTCGGCGACCTGCGAGCGGCCTCCGTCGGCACCGATCAGGTACTTGGCGCGGATGGTGTACTCGTCGCCGCGCAGCCGGTCCTCGACGGTGACCGTCACTCCGTCGGCGTCCTGGACGAAGGACTTGTAGACCGTGCTGAAGCGCAGATTCGTGCCGCGCGCGACCGCCGCGTCGACGAGCACGGGCTCCATGAGGTGCTGGGGCATGTCGCACATGCGAGTGGGGCTGGCGAGTTCGTGCGCCGCCTGGACGAGGGGGTCGTTGCCCCAGGAGCGGACGCGTCCGAGCTCTTCACCGGCGAGGCTGGTGCAGAAGGTCGTGTCGCCCATCAGCCGCTGCGGTGTGGCCTTGGCGACGACCTCCTCCTCGACCCCGAGGTCGCGCAGCACCTCCATGGTGCGCTGGTTGGTGATGTGCGCCCGGGGCGTGTCGGCGAGGCTCGCGTAGCGGGTGACGACGATGTTCGGTACGCCGTAGGTGCTGAGGGCGAGCGCGGCGGAGGCGCCGGCGGGGCCACTGCCGACGATCAGCACGTCGGTCACTGCATCGGGCTCGACGGTGTGCACGGGGAACGCTCCAGGGAATGAGAACAGGCACCGACCGCCAAGATCATGGACGGGGGTGCGGGAGCGTGGGTGTCTCAATATGAGACAGTGCGCGCGACTTGTCGTACGGGACCGGGATACGGGGCTGGGGCCGCACGCGTTCAAGAAGCGCGGGCACCGGACCCGTCACGGGGCGGAACCGGGATAACCGGGGCGGTTGTTGCTCATTCAACCGCGCCCGGTACGGTCAGTGGTGTCGTGACCACCGCAGAGCACCTCCCCGCACACCCCGCCCCGGCTTCGCTGCGCAGGGCCCGTGCGCTGTTCCTGGAGGGACGACGGCTGCCGGACGACGTGCCGGAGGAAGTCCTCGCCGCGTGGAAGCGTGCCCGGTTCTTCGGCGTACGACACGACCTGCCGGACACGGCCCCGGACGCGCCTCGCCCCGCCGTACGACCCACCGAACCCGCCCTGCTGACCGCTGCCCGGCCGGTGCTCGAACGGCTCGCCCCGGCGCTCGGCACCGGTCAGGCGGCGCTCGTGCTGACCGATGAGCGGCTACGGGTGCTGTGGGCGACCGGGTGCTCGCCGGGCGACCCGTGCCGCGATGACCTCTCCGAGCAGGTGGTCGGTCACAACAGCGCGGCCCTGGCGCTGCGGATCCGCCGCCGTGCCGAGGTGCACGGGCCCGAGCACTTCCTCGATCTGTGGCAGGACGTGTCCGCGGTCAGCGTGCCGGTCCTCGCACCGGAGACGGGGCGGATCCTGGGTACGGTCACGGTCGCCGCCGGGCTCTGCGCCGAGCGCGGACCCCACCCGTGGGCCTCGCTCGCCGAAGCCGCCGCCGGCGCCGTCGAGGCGGAACTCCGGGCACGGTCGCAGACGTCGGAACGGGTGCTGCTGGACGCGTATCTACGGGCCGCACGCGACCAGGACCGAGCGGTCGTCGCCCTCGACGGACGCAACCGTCTGGTGAGCGAGGCCGCGGGGCGGCTGTTGTCACCGGAGGGGCTGGAGGCGTTGGAGCGCAGCACGGTGGCGCTGCTGCGGGACTCGGGCGCGCAAGGGGTGCGGTGGGAGGCCGGGGGCGTCCCGGGTACGGCCACGGGGGTCGACGATCTCCCGGATCCGGAGGCCGGGGGTCTCGCGGGTACGGCCACGCGGGCCGGGACCGATCCGCGTGCGGCCACGCAGGCCGGGACCGAGTCGCGTGCGGCCACGCAGGCCGGGGCCGAGTTCCCTGCGGGCAGGGAGGCCGAGGCCCGGTCGCGTACAGCCATGGAGGCCGAGGGCCTGTCGGGCGCGGCGACGGCCGCCGAGCCCGCTGCCGTACCCGGGACGTGCTCAGGGTCGTACCGCATCCGGCTCCCGGACGGTGTGCGGTGTTCGGCGACGGTCACGCCCGTACCGCACCGGGGCTCGGTCATCGGTGCGGTGGCCGTGCTGGAGCCGCTGGGGCCGGTGGACTCGGCACCGGCCCGGCAGGGTGTCGTGGCACTGGCCGGGCGGTCGGTGCCGTGGCGGCACGCGGTCGATCGTGCGACGGAGCTGGCCGGGTCGCCGGAGCCGCTGCTGCTCGTCGGGGAACGCGGCAGCGGTAAGACCGTTCTCGCGCACGAACTGGCCACCGATCCGCTGGTCGTGGACGCGGCGGAAGGCGGACTCGGCTCCACGCTCGACGCGCTGTCGAACGGTCACGCCCTGCTCATCCGCCATGTCGAGCGGCTCGCCCAGCCGGACACGGCGGCCCTCAACTCGCTCCTCGACACACGTCCGGGCGCGCCCCTGCTGGTCACCTACACCCCCGGCGCGTCGCCGGGCCCATGCCTCCAACGGCTGCTCGACACCCTCGCCGCACGTTCGGTCACTCTCCCGGCGCTGCGCGAACGGCCGGAGGACATCCGGGAGTTGCTCGACGCCCTGGCACCCCGGCCCGCGCCGGGACGGCCGCCGCTCGCCTGGACGCTGGACGCGCTGCGCGCCCTGGAGCAGCATCCATGGCCGGGCAATGTCACCGAACTCGCCCATGTCGTACGGGCGTTGGCCGAGCAGCGCCGGGCGACGGGTCCTGTCCGGCGGGCCGAGCTGCCGGACCCCGTACGCGAAGGGCCCGCGAGCCGCCGCCTCAGCCCGATGGAGCACGCCGAGCGCGCCGCCATCCTGGAGGCCCTGCGCCGGCACGGCGGCAACAAGGCCCGCGCGGCGGCGGCTTTGGGCATCGCCCGCGCCACGCTCTACCGGAAACTGCGGGGATACCGCGGCTGACATCCACCGGAAACAACGGCTGTCTCCTGTGCGCGAAAAACCTCTTTCCCGTGATGGGAAGAAAAAGTTCCAGTTCGGAAGTCGACGAGGAAAGATTTCACGCCAATTACCCGGACAACGCTTGACAGCACATCGCGTGGCCGGATGTTTTCGATTCGACGTGATTCCTTCGCTCAGCAGTGGGCAGCGTGCTACAAGATTCAAGTAGCGAATCGAGTCATCCGCCGAGGCTTCTCCACCCCACGCACGGAGCAGTAGTGACCCCACCCACCACGGTCTCCCCAACCCTCCCTCGCGAGGCGACGCTGTCGGTCGCGCTGGTCAGCCACCGCTGTGCCGTGCCTGGCGCCGGCGCGGAATTGCACTGCCGCATCGTCCGGGAACCGTGCGAGATCCTCCCGTCCGACGACGTGGTCCTCTTCTACGGTCCCCGGATGGGCCCGGAATTGAGGCGGTTCTCGATCGAGGCGAGGAGCGAACTCCCGCCGCTGGCCGTCCTGGCGACCTGCTTCGACCCGGACGACATCGGCCTCGCCCTGGGCTGCGGGGCCGTCGGCTACCTGTTGGACACCGAGCCTCCGGACCTGCTCATGGCGGCTCTGCGGTGCATATCCCATGGGCATACGATCCTCGCTCCACGGGTCGCCGCCGAGCACGCGAGAGTCGCGTCGGGTGCGGGAGGCGCGGCCCGGGCCGGTACCCCCTCCCAACCGCTGGCCCTCTCGCCCCAGGAGCGGGAGATCATGACCCGGATCGCCTCTGGGCTCTCGGTTCGCGAGGTGGCCGTCCAGATGCGTCTGACCGAAAAGACGGTCAGAAACTATCTGAGTCACATCTACGGAAAGCTCGGCGTGCGCAGCCGATCGCAGGCCCTGCTGCGCTGGCTCGGGCACCCGGAGGGTGCCGCATCGGTAAGGGGCACCGAAAGCAGCCGGTAAACATACCCGACAGCGAGTCATGAATGGCCAGACCAGGGTCATTTGCCTCTACTGCAACACGGCATGGCAAATAAACTGAGCCCACTGGTCATCGAACGCTGGATGACCGCAGACGAGAATGGTGCGTCCCCCCATGAATTTCAGCCACCGCTCCAGGCCGAGTCACTTCCTGCCACGCTTCCTCGCCACGGCGTCCGCATGCCGCCGCGCCCGACGTTCCCTCGCATGACACGCGGCATCTGACTCGCCCGACTCGCCTTTTCCCGACCCCCACGGGCATGGGCCTCTCTCCCACTTCGGCGACGGCAGCTGCCGCCGGCCGAGAGCGATCGTCCCCACGGCAGCCGCACGGCGTTCCCCCGCGCCGCACACCACCGCACGTCGACCGGTCCTCGTCCCGCCCGGCCCACGTAGGCACAGGTCAGCACAGGCGACACGTGTCCATCCGTTGATTCCTTCGGTTTCGCTCCGGAACGGCAGGAGTACCCGTGATCCTTCTTTCCCCCGACCCTCTGCGTATGCAGTACGGCATCGACTCCACGGAATCCTCGTGTCCCGCGTGCCGCCTCATCGGCAGGTCGATGTCGTGCTGGCGGCAGAGTCGGCTCCAGCT belongs to Streptomyces graminofaciens and includes:
- a CDS encoding helix-turn-helix domain-containing protein yields the protein MTTAEHLPAHPAPASLRRARALFLEGRRLPDDVPEEVLAAWKRARFFGVRHDLPDTAPDAPRPAVRPTEPALLTAARPVLERLAPALGTGQAALVLTDERLRVLWATGCSPGDPCRDDLSEQVVGHNSAALALRIRRRAEVHGPEHFLDLWQDVSAVSVPVLAPETGRILGTVTVAAGLCAERGPHPWASLAEAAAGAVEAELRARSQTSERVLLDAYLRAARDQDRAVVALDGRNRLVSEAAGRLLSPEGLEALERSTVALLRDSGAQGVRWEAGGVPGTATGVDDLPDPEAGGLAGTATRAGTDPRAATQAGTESRAATQAGAEFPAGREAEARSRTAMEAEGLSGAATAAEPAAVPGTCSGSYRIRLPDGVRCSATVTPVPHRGSVIGAVAVLEPLGPVDSAPARQGVVALAGRSVPWRHAVDRATELAGSPEPLLLVGERGSGKTVLAHELATDPLVVDAAEGGLGSTLDALSNGHALLIRHVERLAQPDTAALNSLLDTRPGAPLLVTYTPGASPGPCLQRLLDTLAARSVTLPALRERPEDIRELLDALAPRPAPGRPPLAWTLDALRALEQHPWPGNVTELAHVVRALAEQRRATGPVRRAELPDPVREGPASRRLSPMEHAERAAILEALRRHGGNKARAAAALGIARATLYRKLRGYRG
- a CDS encoding helix-turn-helix transcriptional regulator, translating into MTPPTTVSPTLPREATLSVALVSHRCAVPGAGAELHCRIVREPCEILPSDDVVLFYGPRMGPELRRFSIEARSELPPLAVLATCFDPDDIGLALGCGAVGYLLDTEPPDLLMAALRCISHGHTILAPRVAAEHARVASGAGGAARAGTPSQPLALSPQEREIMTRIASGLSVREVAVQMRLTEKTVRNYLSHIYGKLGVRSRSQALLRWLGHPEGAASVRGTESSR